One window from the genome of Microcebus murinus isolate Inina chromosome X, M.murinus_Inina_mat1.0, whole genome shotgun sequence encodes:
- the SHROOM2 gene encoding protein Shroom2 isoform X3, translating into METSRSPSPQFAPQKLTDKPPLLMQDEESTRIERVMDNNTTVKMVPIKIVHSESQPERESRQSLARPAELPALPALPSGLEKDQIKTLSTSEQFYSRFCVYTRQGAEPEPPGARAPPEKDGCASPPGLSYVKAKEKTVEDLKSEELAREIVGKDKSLADILDPSVKIKTTMDLMEGIFPKDEHLLEEAQQRRKLLPKIPSPRTTEEQKEEPRAPAAVSLATNSTYYSTSAPKAELLIKMKDLQEQQEPEEDSGSDVDHDLSVKKQELIESIGRKLQVLREARESLLEDVQANTALGAEVEAIVKGVCKPSEFDKFRMFIGDLDKVVNLLLSLSGRLARVENALNNLDDSASPGDRQSLLEKQRVLVQQHEDAKELKENLDRRERVVLDILASYLSEESLADYEHFVKMKSALIIEQRELEDKIHLGEEQLKCLFDSLQPERGK; encoded by the exons aATCGAGCGGGTGATGGACAACAACACCACGGTGAAGATGGTGCCCATCAAGATCGTGCATTCGGAGAGCCAGCCCGAGAGGGAGAGCCGCCAGAGCCTGGCGCGCCCCGCCGAgctgcccgccctgcccgccctgcccagcGGGCTGGAGAAAGACCAGATCAAGACGCTGAGCACCTCGGAGCAGTTCTACTCCCGCTTCTGCGTGTACACGCGGCAGGGCGCCGAGCCTGAGCCCCCCGGCGCCCGGGCACCCCCCGAGAAAGACGGCTGTGCCTCCCCGCCTGGGCTCAGCTACGTGAAGGCCAAAGAGAAGACCGTGGAGGACCTCAAGTCGGAGGAGCTGGCCAGGGAGATCGTCGGGAAGGACAAGTCCCTGGCCGACATCCTGGATCCCAGcgtgaaaataaaaaccaccatgGACCTGATGGAAGGGATCTTCCCCAAAGACGAGCACCTCCTAGAAGAAGCTCAGCAGCGGAGGAAGCTGCTCCCCAAAATTCCATCCCCTAGAACCACAGAGGAGCA GAAAGAGGAGCCACGTGCGCCTGCGGCTGTGTCCCTGGCCACCAATTCTACCTACTACAGCACGTCGGCGCCCAAGGCGGAGCTGCTCATCAAGATGAAGGACCTGCAGGAGCAGCAGGAGCCAGAGGAGGACTCGGGGAGCGATGTGGACCACGACCTGTCCGTGAAGAAG CAGGAGCTCATCGAGAGCATCGGCCGCAAGCTGCAAGTGCTGCGGGAGGCCCGGGAGAGCCTGCTGGAGGACGTTCAGGCCAACACGGCGCTGGGGGCCGAGGTGGAGGCCATCGTGAAGGGTGTCTGCAAGCCCAGCGAGTTCGACAAGTTCCGGATGTTCATCGGGGACCTGGACAAAGTGGTGAACCTGCTGCTGTCGCTGTCAGGCCGCCTGGCCCGGGTGGAAAATGCCCTCAATAATTTGGACGACAGTGCTTCTCCTGGCGATCGG CAATCCCTGCTCGAGAAGCAGAGAGTGCTGGTCCAGCAGCACGAGGACGCCAAGGAACTCAAGGAGAACCTGGACCGCAGGGAGCGCGTCGTCCTGGACATCCTGGCCAGCTACCTCAGCGAGGAGAGCCTGGCGGACTACGAGCACTTTGTGAAGATGAAGTCGGCGCTCATCATCGAGCAGCGGGAGCTGGAAGACAAGATACACCTCGGGGAAGAGCAGCTGAAGTGCTTGTTCGACAGCCTTCAGCCGGAAAGAGGCAAATAA